The genomic stretch CGTTGCCGATCGCGATCGGGTTCGGTGTCCTCAGCAGCTACTACGACCGGGTGGCGACGGTCGTGCTCTGGGTCGCGAGCATCCTGCTGACGCTGCCGGCGATCGCGCTGTTCGGCATGCTGGTTCCGGTGCTCGGGATCGGCAACCCGCCGACGATCGCCGCGCTCGTGGCCTACGCCCAGCTCCCGATCATCCGGAACACCTACGTCGGGCTGACCGAGGTCGACGCCGCCGCGATCGAGTCCGGAACCGGGCTCGGGATGACGCGCTTCGAGCGCCTGCGGCGCATCCGGCTGCCGGTCGCGCTGCCCGTCGTGATGACGGGCATCAGGAACGCCGTCGTGATCCTCGTCGGGCTGCTCGCCATCGGGGCGTTCATCGGGGCGGGCGGGCTCGGCGGCCGGATCTTCTACGGCATCTCCCAGACCGACACCCCGATGATCGTGGTCGCCACGGTGCTCGTCTCGCTGCTCGCGCTGGCGTTCGACTACGCCTTCGGGGTCATCGAGGAGGGGCTTCGGCTCCGCAACGGCGAGGAGATAGACCCGACGATCGTCACACGAACACTCACCGCGGTCCGCACACGACTCTCATGATTCGATTCGACAACGTACACAAACAGTATCCCGACGGAACGCGCGCGGTGGACGGACACGACTTCGAGGTCGAGGAGGGCACCACCACGGTGCTGGTTGGCCCCTCCGGCTGTGGGAAGACCACCACGATGCGGCTGGTCAACCGCCTCGAAGAACCCACCGAGGGCACGATATATTACGACGGTACCGACATCGAGGAGCTCGAAGCCACCGACCTCCGCCGGGAGATCGGCTACGTGATCCAGGACATCGGGCTGTTCGACCACATGACCGTCGGCGAGAACGTCGCCACGGTGCCCGAGCTCAAGGGCTGGGAGGCCGAGCGCACCGCCGACCGGGTGGACGAGCTCCTCGAACTCATGGGACTGCCCCCCGAGGAGTTCCGCGACAGCTATCCCGGCGAGCTCTCGGGCGGCCAGCAACAGCGCGTCGGCGTCGCCCGCGCGCTCGCGGCGGGCCCCGACGTCATGTTGATGGACGAGCCCTTCGGCGCGCTCGACCCCATCACCCGCGAGGAGCTTCAAGACGAGTTCCTCGATATCCAAAAGGAGATCGACACCACGATCGTCTTCGTGACCCACGACATCAACGAGGCGCTGAAGATGGGCGATAAGATCGCGGTGATGAACGAGGGGAAAGTCGTCCAGTACGACACGCCGACGGCGCTGCTCGACAACCCGAAGACCAAGTTCGTCGAGGAGTTCATCGGCCCGGATCGAACCCTCAAGCGGCTCCGCGTGCTCCGGGTCGAGGAGGTCATGCAGGCGGAGATACCCGACGAGCACGCGGCGGTGGTGGACGCCTTCCAGGCGGACGACGCCGTGATGGCCGACGGCGGTGAGATCATCCCGGTCTCGCCGGGCGACACCGCTCAGGTCGCGCTCTCGCGGTGTATCCAGGCCGGCGTGGAGGCGCTGCCGGTCGTCGAGGACGCCGACGTCGTCGGTATCGTCACCGAAGCCGCCATCAGGGACCGACAGACGGGGCCCGCCTGATGGGGGTGCTCGACGTTCTCGTGGCCACGTGGACCTACTTCGTGACCAACTGGGACGCGTTCGTCGGCCTCTTCACCAGACACGTCGAACTCGTGTTCGTCTCCGAGGCCGTGGCGATCCTCATCGCCGTGCCGTTCGGGATCCTCGCGGCGCGCAACGACCGGGTCAAACGCGTGGTCGAACCGGTCGGCAACGTCGCCCAGACGATCCCCACGCTCGCGATCATCGCCCTGATGCTGCCGATCCTCGGGATCGGCTTTCTCCCTTCGGTTGTGGGGCTGTTCATCTACGCGCTGCTCCCGATCCTCACGAACACCATCGCGGGGATCGAGAACGTCGACGAGAACACCGTCGACGCCGCCCGCGGGATGGGGATGACCGACTGGGAGATCCTCCGCAAGGTCCAGCTCCCGCTCGCGCTGCCCGTGATCTTCGGCGGGATCCGGACGAGCACGGTGTTGAACGTCGGGACGGCCTACCTCGCGTACTTCATCAGCGGCGGCGGGCTCGGAGTCTGGGCGATCGGCGGCATCCAGCTGTTCGACACCCCGCGTATCCTCGCGGGGGCGTTCGCGGGCGCGGCGCTCGCCATCGCGCTCGACGGCGCGCTCGCGCTGGTCGAACGACGGCTCGGGACCGACTCGGGGGCCGGCCAGTCGGCCGCCGCGACGGCCTGAGCTCAGTTCGCCCGCTCGAAGACGGTGTTGCCGCAGTTGCCACACGACGAGGGGTTTCGATAGTACTCCTTCCCGCAGGCCTGACACCGCCAGTTCGCACCGAGGAGTTTCGAGAGAAGGCTCATGGGTGTTCTACAGAGCCCGGACGCGAAGCGTTGTCGGTATCGACTCCCTGGAATCTTACTCCTCGAAGATGTCGCGAACCCGGTCGTGGACCGTCTCCCGGAAGCGATGGCTGTCCTCGGGGTCGAAGCGGGCCTCGACGACCTGGGTCCCCGAACTCGCGAGCGAGGCGCGGTAGACGTCCCGGAACCCCGCGCGGTCGTCGGTCCGGACGAACTCGAAGCCGTAGAGGTCGGCCGTCGGCGCGAAATCCAGTCCGTGCGGGGTCCGGAACTGGTCGGTGAACGGGGGTTCGAAGTCGGCGATCGGGAGCATTCGGAAGATCCCGCCGCCGTCGTTGTTCACGACCACGACGGTGGCGTCGACCCCACACCGCGAGAGCGCCAGCAGCCCGTTCATGTCGTGGTAGTAGGCGAGGTCGCCCAGCACACACACCAGCGGGTCGTCGGTCGCGCTCCCGGCCCCGAGCGCCGACGAGACGATGCCGTCGATGCCGCTCGCGCCGCGGTTGCCGAGCACCGTGAGGTCGGCAGCCCGCGGTTCGGCGAAGCGGTCGGCGTCGCGCACCGTCATCGAGTTCGAGACGAACACCGTCGCTGGGTCCGGCGCGTCGGCGAGAACGTCCCGGAGTACCGTTCCCTCGAAGAACTGCTCGTCGTGGGCCGCGTCGGCGAGCGTCCAGTACTCCCGTTCGGCCGTGGCGAAGCGCTCGCGCCAGCGCTCGCTTCCCGTCGCCTCGACCAGCGGCACGAGGTCGCGCGCGAGTCGGTTCGGGTCGGTCACGAGGAGGTGGTCCGCGGTGAAGGTCGCCTCGCGCCACTCGCCCGCCGGGTCGACCACGAACTGGCGGGTCCCCGACCCGCGGACTGCCTCCCGGAGGAACCCCCGGAGCACCTTCGAGGTCGGCGACGCGCCCAGTCGGACCACGACTTCGGGGGCCGGCCAGTTCGGTGCATCGAGGTACGAGTCGTAGCCACCGCAGATGGGGATATCGCGATCCGTGAGTCGTGCACCGAATCGAAGCCCCGAGAGCGGGTCCGCGAGTACCGGAAAGCCCGTCGCGGCGGCGAGGTCGGCTACCGCACCGGCATCGAGGGTGGTGCTCGGTCCCGCGACGACGAGCCCGCGCTCGGCCGCGAGCGCGTCGGCCACCCGTTCGAGGGAGCCGTCGTCGAGCGCGGGTCGGCCCGTCTCGACCCCGACGAACGGTCGGTCGCGGCCGGTCGCGGCGAGCGGCTCGTCGCGCTCGAACCCCTCGGGCACGTCCCCGGGCACCGAAACCGGTTCGAGGGGTTTCTCGAAGGGAACGTTGAGGTGGACCGGACCGGGTGGGGTCCCCCGACTCGTCGCGAACGCGCGTGCGACCGCCACCCGAACCGACCGGAGTTTCCGGCCGTCGGCTTCGGGTTCGGGAAGTTCGTGATACCACCGGACCGCCCCGCCGTAGAGCTCGGTCTGGTCGACGGTTTGGTTCGCGCCGCTCTCGCGGAGTTCGGGCGGGCGGTCGGCGGTCAGCACTACCAGCGGGACCCGGGCCTGGTTCGCCTCGACCACGGCGGGATGGAAGTTCGCGGTCGCGGTGCCCGAGGTCGAGAGGACGGGCGTCGGGTCGCCGGTGCGCTTCGCCCGGCCGAGCGCGAAGAAGGCCGCCGAGCGCTCGTCGAGATGGCTGAAGACCTCGATGCCGGGGTGGTCGGCGAACGCCACCGTCAGCGGCGTCGAGCGGCTCCCGGGCGCGATGCAGACCGCGGACACGCCCGCCTTCGCGAACTCGTCGGCGATGACGTGGCCCCAGAGCGTGTTGCGGTTCGGCCACGGCGGCCCGCGGGGTGAGCCGTGATCCGACCCGTCGTCGCGGCTCATCGTTCGAGTTCGTCGAGCACGGGCCGGAACTTCGGGCCGAGCTCGGCCCACTCCGCGTCGGGGTCCGAGTCCGCGACGATGCCGTCGCCCGCGAAGAGGGTGGCGCGACGCCCGCCCGCGACCGCCGACCGGAGCCCGACCGCGAACTCGCCGTCGCCCGCGGCGTCGAACCAGCCGACGGGCGCTGCGTACCAGCCGCGGTCGAAGGTCTCGGTCTCGTCGATCACCTCGCGTGCGCGCTCCAGCGGCAGCCCGCCGACGGCGGGGGTCGGGTGAAGCGCTTCGACCACGTCGAGAACGTGGGTCTCCTCACGGAGGTCGGCGGTGATCGGGGTTCGGAGGTGCTGGATGTTCGCGAACTTCGCGACCCGGCGCTCGCCGACCGTGACGTCGCCCAGCGGCGCGAGGCGGTCGGCGATCGCCTCGGCGACCAGGGCCTGTTCGTGAACGGTCTTCGCGTCGGTTTCGAGCCCCGCCGCGAGGTCGGCGTCGCCCTCGTGGGTGTCGCCACGCTCGGCCGACCCCGCGAGCGCCTCGGTCTCGACCCGGGAGCCGGTCATCCGGACGAGCCGTTCGGGCGGCGGACCGAAGAAACCGGCGTCGGCGGTCGGCTGGACCAGGAACCGATAACACTCGGGATAGGTCCGCCGGAACCGTTCGAGCACCGCGGGGAGGTCGATCTCGGTTTCGAGGTCGGCCGCCAGCGCGGTGGCGAGCACCACCTTCCGGAGGTCGCCGGTTCGGATCCGCTCGACGGCGCGTTCGACGCCGGCGGTCCACTCGGCTTTCGTGGTCGTCCGGCGTGTGGCGGCGACGCCGGGCCGACCGCCGCTCGGCGACATCATCGGGAGGTCGGCGACCGACTCCGCCCGTTCGTCGAGGCGCTCCTCGACCGCTTCGGGGGTGGCGTCGGGGCCGTACTCGGTGACGCTCAGCCACGTCCGGCCGTCGGCTCTAGTGAGCTGCACTGCGGGCAGGAAGAACTCCGCCGCCGGAAAGCCCTCCCACGGCGGGGCGGGGGCGTGGTCCGCATCGAACGCGATACCGCCGACGACGCGCGGACGGGCTGCGGGCGGCCCCGTCCTATCGACGGTCTCGAACAGCCGTGCCGCGTCCTCGCGGAGCGAATCGAAGCGGTCGGGACCCTCGGCACTGACGACCGCCGCCGCTCCGCCGCCAGCGAGTTCGAGCCCGTCGGGGGTCGCCCACGCCACCCGCGGCACCGACGCGGTCTCCAGAAACGCACGGAACGAGCGGTCGGCCACCTCGCGGGTTCGGCTCACCAGCCGGCCGCCATCGACCCCTGATGGACGGGCCTCGTTTCCTGCCTGTGCCATTACGAACGGTTCGAGCGGCGGGTTCTTGAGGGTGTCCTTCGGGGACTTCGAGCGCGACCGACCCCGGGTCGCGAACCCGGCGATCGTCGAGCGAACCCGGGCGAACACGACTCGACATCGAACCGAGATCGAACGATCCGAAAATAATTCTTCCCGAAGCCATCCCGAGAGTTCCCACAGCGGCAAGCGATCTTGCCGTCAGCGTTAAATACCCCTCTGCCGAAGCCCGACGTGTTCCGATGGCCAAGGTAGAGATAACCGTCCCCGAGCAGCTCGAAATGCAGATCGCACGAATGGTGGAGGAGGGTGAGTTCCTCAACCGGCAGGAAGCCGTCGAGGACCTCCTCTCGGCCGGAATGCGTGCCTACCAGACGAGCGGCCCGATGGACGACGAGGACGAACCGGGGCTCGAAGACGACGGCATGATGGGCCACGACGACGAGTACGTCTTCTGACCGGCCGTTCCGGTCCCCGACGCACCCGTCGGTCGCACCGCCGGGGAGAACTGTTAAACCGACCGCTCCCGTTTCCGCCGAACATGCACAAGGAAGAACTCCTCGAACTCCACGAACAGATGGTGAACATCACGGAGTTCGTCAACAACCGCGACGACGTCGACCCGGAGCTGTTCGAGACCTACGAGAAGCTCGGCGTCACGCCCGACGACGTCCACAAGTCCAAAAGCGAGCACAAACACGCCGTCTTCATCCTCGGCAACGCGCTCGCCGAGGCCATGAGCGACGACGAGTTCTCCGACGCCGGCCGGATCGGCAAGCGGATGCGCGAACTCGCCTCCGACGCCGAACACAAGCTGTAAAACCACTTTTTTAGGCGAGGGAATCGCTCGCCTTCGGCTCGCTCAACCCCCGCCCAAAAACCTGGACTAAAAAGGCTGCTCGCTCACTCCGTTCGCTCGCAGTACGATCACTAACGGCTCCGCACAGCACCGCCTCCGCCGAAGCCCTCGGGTGCGAGGTGCGAGCGAAGCGACGCACCTCGATGCGAACGGGGAGGGGGCCGTGGCCGACCACCGGGAGGTGGTTCGAAAATCTCCGATTTTCGCCACTGAGCGGAGCGAAGCTCCGCGAGGTCCAAAAGAGTCGGAGACTCTTTTGACGATCACGAGAGAGCTTTGCTCTCTCGAACGACCACNGCGAAGCTCCGCGAGGTCCAAAAGAGTCGGAGACTCTTTTGACGATCACGAGAGAGCTTTGCTCTCTCGAACGACCACGAGGCGAACGGTGAACGAAGTGAACCGTGAGCGGAGCGACCCGTGAGCCCCGCGCCTCGCCCTTCATCCGCCAGGCTACGCGACCTTCTCCACGACAGCGCCGCACCACGACCGCACCGCGGCCGCGGTGCTCGCGCGGCCTCTACCTCGGGAAACGAAAACCCGAGAAAACAGTCGTCAGAACAGCGCCGAGGCGGCGTCGACGGCGGGACCGGTGACGAAGCCGAAGGCGGGGATCAAGAGCACCGTGACGACCGCGGCGGCGACCACGGCGGTGTAGAGCCCCACCGGATAGCTCTCGATGGTGAGGCTCTCGTTCGCGTCGCCACCCCAGATGGCCCGGAGCACGCGGGTGTAGAAGTACAGCGAGAGCGCGCTGTTGACCACCCCGACGGCGGCGAGCCACCAGTAGCCCGCGTCGACCGCCGCGCCGAAGAGGAAGTACTTCGAGAAGAACCCGGCCCCGAGCGGGATGCCCGCGAGGCTCAGCATGAACACCGTCATCGCCGCACAGGCCACCGGGGCCTTCGACCCGAGCCCGCCGTAGTCCTCGAAGGTCCGCCCGACGCCCCAGTGCTCGACCAGCGCGACGAACAGGAACGCACCGGTGTTCATGAAGCCGTAGACCAGCAGGTGACTCATCCCCATCCCGAGCACGAGCGCGTCGCTGCCGCCCCCGAGCGCCGCGAGCGCG from Halococcus hamelinensis 100A6 encodes the following:
- a CDS encoding UPF0058 family protein gives rise to the protein MHKEELLELHEQMVNITEFVNNRDDVDPELFETYEKLGVTPDDVHKSKSEHKHAVFILGNALAEAMSDDEFSDAGRIGKRMRELASDAEHKL
- a CDS encoding ABC transporter ATP-binding protein, translating into MIRFDNVHKQYPDGTRAVDGHDFEVEEGTTTVLVGPSGCGKTTTMRLVNRLEEPTEGTIYYDGTDIEELEATDLRREIGYVIQDIGLFDHMTVGENVATVPELKGWEAERTADRVDELLELMGLPPEEFRDSYPGELSGGQQQRVGVARALAAGPDVMLMDEPFGALDPITREELQDEFLDIQKEIDTTIVFVTHDINEALKMGDKIAVMNEGKVVQYDTPTALLDNPKTKFVEEFIGPDRTLKRLRVLRVEEVMQAEIPDEHAAVVDAFQADDAVMADGGEIIPVSPGDTAQVALSRCIQAGVEALPVVEDADVVGIVTEAAIRDRQTGPA
- a CDS encoding DUF7120 family protein — encoded protein: MAKVEITVPEQLEMQIARMVEEGEFLNRQEAVEDLLSAGMRAYQTSGPMDDEDEPGLEDDGMMGHDDEYVF
- the menD gene encoding 2-succinyl-5-enolpyruvyl-6-hydroxy-3-cyclohexene-1-carboxylic-acid synthase codes for the protein MSRDDGSDHGSPRGPPWPNRNTLWGHVIADEFAKAGVSAVCIAPGSRSTPLTVAFADHPGIEVFSHLDERSAAFFALGRAKRTGDPTPVLSTSGTATANFHPAVVEANQARVPLVVLTADRPPELRESGANQTVDQTELYGGAVRWYHELPEPEADGRKLRSVRVAVARAFATSRGTPPGPVHLNVPFEKPLEPVSVPGDVPEGFERDEPLAATGRDRPFVGVETGRPALDDGSLERVADALAAERGLVVAGPSTTLDAGAVADLAAATGFPVLADPLSGLRFGARLTDRDIPICGGYDSYLDAPNWPAPEVVVRLGASPTSKVLRGFLREAVRGSGTRQFVVDPAGEWREATFTADHLLVTDPNRLARDLVPLVEATGSERWRERFATAEREYWTLADAAHDEQFFEGTVLRDVLADAPDPATVFVSNSMTVRDADRFAEPRAADLTVLGNRGASGIDGIVSSALGAGSATDDPLVCVLGDLAYYHDMNGLLALSRCGVDATVVVVNNDGGGIFRMLPIADFEPPFTDQFRTPHGLDFAPTADLYGFEFVRTDDRAGFRDVYRASLASSGTQVVEARFDPEDSHRFRETVHDRVRDIFEE
- a CDS encoding ABC transporter permease produces the protein MIPDPTVAAPVVGDPLFVGPFVDYAVNNAGRLLRLTYEHVLLTLITLAIALPIAIGFGVLSSYYDRVATVVLWVASILLTLPAIALFGMLVPVLGIGNPPTIAALVAYAQLPIIRNTYVGLTEVDAAAIESGTGLGMTRFERLRRIRLPVALPVVMTGIRNAVVILVGLLAIGAFIGAGGLGGRIFYGISQTDTPMIVVATVLVSLLALAFDYAFGVIEEGLRLRNGEEIDPTIVTRTLTAVRTRLS
- a CDS encoding isochorismate synthase; its protein translation is MFARVRSTIAGFATRGRSRSKSPKDTLKNPPLEPFVMAQAGNEARPSGVDGGRLVSRTREVADRSFRAFLETASVPRVAWATPDGLELAGGGAAAVVSAEGPDRFDSLREDAARLFETVDRTGPPAARPRVVGGIAFDADHAPAPPWEGFPAAEFFLPAVQLTRADGRTWLSVTEYGPDATPEAVEERLDERAESVADLPMMSPSGGRPGVAATRRTTTKAEWTAGVERAVERIRTGDLRKVVLATALAADLETEIDLPAVLERFRRTYPECYRFLVQPTADAGFFGPPPERLVRMTGSRVETEALAGSAERGDTHEGDADLAAGLETDAKTVHEQALVAEAIADRLAPLGDVTVGERRVAKFANIQHLRTPITADLREETHVLDVVEALHPTPAVGGLPLERAREVIDETETFDRGWYAAPVGWFDAAGDGEFAVGLRSAVAGGRRATLFAGDGIVADSDPDAEWAELGPKFRPVLDELER
- a CDS encoding ABC transporter permease, with amino-acid sequence MGVLDVLVATWTYFVTNWDAFVGLFTRHVELVFVSEAVAILIAVPFGILAARNDRVKRVVEPVGNVAQTIPTLAIIALMLPILGIGFLPSVVGLFIYALLPILTNTIAGIENVDENTVDAARGMGMTDWEILRKVQLPLALPVIFGGIRTSTVLNVGTAYLAYFISGGGLGVWAIGGIQLFDTPRILAGAFAGAALAIALDGALALVERRLGTDSGAGQSAAATA